A single genomic interval of Stenotrophomonas sp. ZAC14D1_NAIMI4_1 harbors:
- a CDS encoding PAAR domain-containing protein — MPSPICQGDSTTGGGEVTRCQHASTHRINGHPLAVKGDYASCSLHPGEHSFVEGSSTHLANGMPIVLEGHLLSCGCHAIAGKAAHIKVE; from the coding sequence ATGCCTTCCCCCATCTGCCAAGGCGATTCCACCACGGGCGGCGGCGAGGTCACCCGCTGCCAACATGCTTCCACCCATCGCATCAATGGGCATCCATTGGCGGTGAAGGGTGACTACGCCAGCTGTTCCCTGCACCCCGGCGAGCACAGTTTCGTCGAGGGCAGCAGCACCCATCTGGCCAACGGCATGCCGATCGTGCTGGAAGGCCACCTGCTCAGCTGCGGCTGCCATGCCATCGCCGGCAAGGCCGCACACATCAAGGTGGAGTGA
- a CDS encoding DUF3304 domain-containing protein: MHDRSRSPGGSLLLKLGSLHPVAKAALLIVYVALSAVLLVIWKTREVPQPVPTWIGSNLTSMDYEPTDTFVQPVYVNGQGGDSAGTGGSTMLGVLTLPARWHPGLTVRVKWRRCDRNLDYVPGEPKDKGCRWVEKDVALQPYTYVAETWLHIFEDDEVLVIPSALSPRDPDYPGARHPYKSFDKKRGIGAA, from the coding sequence ATGCACGACCGTTCTCGTTCGCCGGGAGGTTCGCTTCTGCTGAAACTGGGTTCGCTGCACCCCGTGGCAAAAGCAGCGCTGCTCATTGTGTACGTCGCCCTGTCCGCCGTGCTGCTGGTGATCTGGAAGACCCGAGAAGTACCGCAACCCGTGCCGACCTGGATAGGCAGCAATCTGACCTCGATGGATTACGAACCAACCGATACGTTTGTTCAGCCGGTCTATGTCAATGGACAGGGAGGCGACAGCGCGGGGACGGGAGGCAGCACCATGCTGGGTGTCTTGACCCTTCCAGCGCGGTGGCATCCGGGCCTTACCGTTCGCGTGAAGTGGCGGCGCTGCGATCGGAATCTGGACTATGTCCCTGGAGAGCCCAAGGACAAAGGGTGCCGCTGGGTAGAGAAGGATGTTGCACTCCAGCCCTATACGTATGTGGCCGAGACCTGGCTGCACATCTTTGAGGACGATGAGGTTCTGGTTATTCCCAGTGCGCTCTCCCCACGCGATCCCGACTATCCCGGCGCGAGACATCCATACAAGAGCTTCGATAAGAAGAGGGGCATTGGTGCTGCATGA
- a CDS encoding DUF4123 domain-containing protein, giving the protein MNPLPPRWNDCSTQPGIEPLVLVDGAMQRDVGARLADRAGDAVSLFSDLPGAAQALGPWLMSPAHAVSLGLDGSGPGMNWLASRCTFGETLVHLRHWLRDGDAAGMQYTRLADGRVLRAAIQVWRPAQLVAFSTPWAGWWLSDRDGRAMPLAIPPLHAMAAVGDASPGWDADQTAALAESGLADALLQSLKPTLRSMPSATSREARHALATTLIAAARQHGYVEPSDLASWVAWGMRCSEDADALRAHPVHAQALRGADLWMALGNAEVVRPSSDSI; this is encoded by the coding sequence ATGAATCCGCTGCCCCCACGGTGGAATGACTGCAGCACGCAGCCCGGTATCGAGCCGCTGGTGCTGGTGGACGGCGCAATGCAGCGCGACGTGGGCGCACGCCTGGCAGACCGAGCAGGCGACGCCGTCTCGCTGTTTTCAGATCTGCCCGGGGCGGCACAGGCGCTCGGCCCTTGGCTGATGTCCCCTGCCCACGCCGTGTCGTTGGGGCTGGACGGCAGCGGCCCGGGAATGAACTGGCTGGCCAGCCGCTGCACCTTCGGAGAGACGCTCGTGCACCTGCGCCATTGGCTCCGCGACGGCGACGCAGCCGGCATGCAGTACACCCGGCTGGCAGATGGGCGGGTGCTGCGTGCGGCGATCCAAGTGTGGCGTCCCGCCCAGCTTGTCGCTTTCAGCACGCCGTGGGCCGGGTGGTGGCTGTCAGACCGCGACGGACGGGCGATGCCCCTGGCGATTCCCCCGCTGCATGCCATGGCTGCTGTGGGGGATGCGTCTCCTGGCTGGGACGCGGACCAGACGGCGGCGCTCGCTGAATCGGGATTGGCTGATGCGCTGCTGCAGTCACTGAAACCCACGCTTCGCTCCATGCCGTCAGCTACATCCCGGGAAGCGCGCCACGCTCTGGCGACAACACTGATTGCCGCAGCACGGCAGCACGGCTATGTCGAACCCAGCGATCTGGCCAGCTGGGTTGCCTGGGGTATGCGTTGCAGTGAGGACGCCGACGCGCTTCGCGCGCATCCGGTGCATGCACAAGCGCTGCGAGGCGCGGATCTGTGGATGGCCCTGGGGAATGCGGAGGTCGTTCGACCTTCATCCGATTCAATCTGA
- a CDS encoding DUF4274 domain-containing protein yields the protein MTPDEYDRASRTLLQEYLLQASPAQRHIYVARRNYDDSPEVLAWLAGRSELDRATALLMYWSLGAAWFAQYASDGDVPEHERDAYAIVHGIEQRYLAGFYADHGLAFDPCNWPGPSAGDHPALTVRRAVPDTLLAAVVGARAVDPFAEVIDETFDDGLPLDVAAQLQDLAAAMQPDRGPALGDAVAGNVDIYAEAVPPLLSPLTTASDAGWPVLESFLRQASPQQRHQVMLFAEASSLSDALQWLLEQPTLAASSALALYWNLGASWYVPFAMIEDVPESHRYTAAVLRQIEQRLAEGAYADHGLGFDLEWNRPRFPTRWPGREVLRAIPALMWLPRPGQIVQESDDVDFISGLPEDIADALANARG from the coding sequence TTGACCCCCGACGAGTACGACCGCGCCTCGCGCACGCTGCTGCAGGAGTACCTGCTGCAGGCATCACCTGCGCAGCGCCATATCTATGTTGCGCGCCGCAACTACGACGACAGCCCCGAGGTGCTGGCCTGGCTGGCAGGGCGCAGCGAGCTTGATCGCGCGACGGCCCTGCTGATGTACTGGTCGCTGGGCGCAGCCTGGTTCGCCCAGTACGCCAGCGATGGCGACGTGCCCGAGCATGAGCGCGATGCCTACGCGATCGTCCACGGCATCGAGCAGCGCTATCTGGCAGGCTTCTATGCCGATCATGGGCTCGCCTTCGATCCGTGCAACTGGCCGGGCCCATCGGCGGGCGATCATCCCGCGCTGACGGTACGCCGTGCCGTGCCGGACACCCTGCTGGCTGCCGTGGTGGGCGCGCGGGCGGTCGATCCTTTCGCGGAGGTGATTGACGAAACCTTCGATGACGGCCTGCCATTGGACGTGGCTGCACAACTGCAGGATCTGGCCGCTGCGATGCAGCCTGATCGTGGCCCGGCCCTGGGCGATGCCGTCGCCGGCAACGTCGACATCTATGCTGAAGCGGTCCCACCATTGTTGTCGCCGCTGACGACGGCATCGGATGCGGGCTGGCCGGTACTTGAGTCCTTCCTGCGCCAGGCATCGCCGCAGCAACGCCACCAGGTGATGCTGTTCGCCGAGGCCAGCTCACTGTCAGATGCGCTGCAGTGGTTGCTGGAACAGCCGACGCTGGCGGCGTCCAGCGCACTGGCGCTCTACTGGAACCTGGGCGCGTCGTGGTACGTCCCGTTCGCCATGATCGAGGATGTGCCGGAGTCGCACCGCTACACCGCTGCGGTGTTGCGACAGATCGAGCAGCGCCTGGCTGAAGGCGCCTACGCGGATCACGGGCTGGGTTTCGACCTGGAATGGAACCGGCCACGGTTCCCTACACGCTGGCCGGGCCGGGAAGTGCTGCGCGCGATTCCCGCCCTGATGTGGCTGCCGCGCCCGGGTCAGATCGTGCAGGAATCGGACGACGTGGATTTCATCAGCGGCCTGCCCGAAGACATCGCCGATGCGCTGGCGAACGCCCGCGGGTAG
- a CDS encoding DUF3304 domain-containing protein: MNKQKIEKLCESSTLRQLTTRIRPWRGPTRTLPLIVIAALCACARADRAPEPPTYIGSNLTSMDYEPTDTFVRPVYVNGKGGDSAGTGGSTMLGVLSLPTRWYPGLTVRVKWRRCRRNIDYVPGEPKDKGCRWVEKDVSVQPYTYVAETWVHIFENDEVLVIPSALFPSDPDYPGASFPYKNFNEKRGIGEHE; this comes from the coding sequence ATGAACAAGCAGAAGATCGAGAAGCTTTGCGAAAGCTCTACTCTGCGCCAGCTCACGACACGCATCAGACCTTGGCGTGGGCCAACCCGCACCCTACCGCTGATTGTGATCGCAGCGCTCTGCGCATGCGCGCGTGCAGACAGGGCACCCGAGCCGCCGACGTACATCGGCAGCAACCTGACCTCCATGGATTACGAGCCGACGGATACCTTCGTTCGGCCGGTCTATGTGAACGGAAAGGGAGGTGACAGCGCGGGCACAGGAGGCAGCACGATGCTGGGCGTCCTCAGCCTGCCGACCCGCTGGTATCCCGGACTGACGGTTCGCGTGAAATGGCGCCGCTGCAGGCGAAACATTGACTACGTGCCGGGAGAGCCAAAGGACAAGGGCTGCCGCTGGGTGGAAAAGGACGTATCGGTCCAACCCTACACCTACGTTGCGGAGACCTGGGTGCACATCTTTGAGAACGATGAAGTGCTGGTCATTCCCAGTGCGCTCTTTCCAAGCGATCCGGACTATCCGGGCGCGTCCTTTCCCTACAAGAACTTCAATGAGAAGAGAGGCATTGGCGAACATGAGTAA
- the phbB gene encoding acetoacetyl-CoA reductase, giving the protein MTLRIAYVTSGMGSVGTAICQSLARSGHTVVAGCAPNSPRKANWLREQREQGFDFIASEGNATDWASTSAAFAKVRAEVGEVDVLVNNSGGSRDLLFRQMTVEDWNAVIASNLNALFNLTKQVVDGMATRGWGRIVNIGSVSAHKGQIGQVNYATAKAAMHGFSRALAAEVASRGVTVNTLSPGYIASQAISSFPPDVLDRLAASVPVRRLGRPEEVAGLVAWLASDEASYVTGADYPVNGGLYMG; this is encoded by the coding sequence ATGACGCTTCGAATCGCTTACGTCACCAGCGGCATGGGCAGTGTCGGCACTGCCATCTGCCAGAGCCTGGCCCGTTCGGGCCATACCGTGGTCGCCGGCTGCGCCCCCAACTCGCCGCGCAAGGCCAACTGGCTGCGCGAGCAGCGCGAACAGGGTTTCGACTTCATCGCCTCCGAAGGCAACGCCACCGACTGGGCATCCACCTCGGCAGCCTTCGCCAAGGTGCGCGCCGAAGTGGGCGAAGTGGACGTGCTGGTCAACAACTCCGGCGGCAGCCGCGACCTGCTGTTCCGGCAGATGACGGTGGAGGACTGGAATGCGGTGATCGCCTCCAACCTCAACGCGTTGTTCAACCTGACCAAGCAGGTGGTCGATGGCATGGCCACGCGCGGCTGGGGCCGCATCGTCAACATCGGTTCGGTCAGCGCCCACAAGGGCCAGATCGGCCAGGTGAACTACGCGACGGCCAAGGCGGCAATGCACGGTTTCAGCCGTGCCCTGGCTGCTGAAGTCGCTTCGCGCGGGGTCACCGTGAACACCTTGTCGCCCGGCTACATCGCCAGCCAGGCCATCAGCAGCTTCCCGCCGGACGTGCTGGACCGGCTGGCCGCATCGGTGCCGGTACGCCGCCTGGGCCGGCCGGAGGAAGTGGCCGGCCTGGTGGCCTGGTTGGCCTCGGATGAAGCCTCGTATGTGACCGGTGCGGATTACCCGGTCAATGGTGGGTTGTACATGGGGTGA
- a CDS encoding DUF2875 family protein, with protein MSRSAWTLAFLLLAVAWSVLMALYATDPTENAGAAALVPWLGGVIAAALVCTAGYALQQAFRSPAAQAPAQPHAHTPTRAPATLSIRACHAWVAGSAAAELASSIVHRRHSVPAENAGAPVDNDSAEHGMQLQVQLALAMDMLAARVPDGGPLPILTLAPSITEASRYAARHWPGLMKMQSDQPARLLLREQDVDGLSLAPLLQKLHRMMDETPLLDSIALLSVDGRLIRGDTGQQAPRQSPCDSIVLLWITREHLPSRIRTEAIPGSRVDVDALRMPYRWWRDAMESMIPSRFAIPETHVHPSSTWHQAMSGEMTDGVPERAAGTHDPWYPAPWTHEQVAQWEAAPVLASLPHPVFIPIQRRTEAPDSHGIQQQRIVDAWNALTTALPQGAFHIWFDSQAEPGSLRALRRALAGLSEPIDLAAPEHATDIHTEVGALGSGSGASSLALAAHSGGNHVVVFASAEGLLLQPVLAHAPSDASLHKEIA; from the coding sequence ATGAGCCGCTCTGCCTGGACGCTCGCATTCCTCCTGCTGGCCGTGGCCTGGTCTGTGCTGATGGCCCTCTATGCGACTGACCCGACAGAGAATGCCGGGGCTGCGGCGCTGGTGCCCTGGCTCGGCGGCGTGATCGCGGCCGCGCTTGTCTGCACGGCAGGGTACGCGTTGCAGCAGGCGTTCCGGTCTCCGGCTGCCCAGGCTCCGGCCCAGCCTCACGCCCACACCCCAACACGTGCACCCGCCACGCTCAGCATCCGCGCGTGTCATGCCTGGGTGGCGGGCAGCGCCGCTGCGGAGCTGGCTTCCTCGATTGTGCATCGCAGGCACTCAGTGCCTGCGGAGAATGCAGGCGCGCCTGTCGACAACGACTCTGCCGAACACGGAATGCAGCTGCAGGTGCAACTGGCCCTCGCCATGGACATGCTTGCAGCGCGCGTACCCGATGGCGGTCCGCTGCCGATTCTGACACTGGCCCCTTCCATTACAGAGGCCAGTCGCTATGCCGCCCGGCATTGGCCGGGCCTGATGAAGATGCAATCCGATCAGCCCGCCCGACTACTGCTGCGCGAACAGGATGTGGATGGGCTCTCACTCGCGCCGCTGCTGCAGAAACTGCATCGGATGATGGACGAGACGCCACTGCTGGACAGCATCGCACTGCTCAGCGTCGATGGGCGCCTGATCCGCGGCGACACGGGGCAGCAAGCGCCTCGACAATCTCCTTGCGACAGCATCGTGCTGCTCTGGATCACTCGTGAGCATCTGCCGTCGCGTATCCGCACTGAAGCCATACCGGGGTCGCGTGTGGATGTAGACGCGTTGCGCATGCCCTATCGTTGGTGGCGGGACGCCATGGAATCGATGATCCCATCGCGCTTCGCCATACCCGAAACCCACGTTCATCCAAGCTCAACCTGGCACCAGGCCATGTCCGGGGAAATGACCGACGGTGTTCCAGAGCGCGCGGCGGGCACCCATGACCCGTGGTACCCCGCGCCGTGGACACACGAACAGGTCGCACAGTGGGAGGCTGCGCCCGTGTTGGCATCGCTGCCACATCCGGTCTTCATCCCGATCCAGCGGCGCACCGAAGCTCCGGATTCTCATGGCATACAGCAGCAGCGCATTGTGGATGCATGGAACGCGCTTACCACCGCCCTTCCTCAAGGTGCGTTTCACATCTGGTTCGACAGCCAGGCCGAGCCTGGGTCACTCCGCGCGCTCCGGCGTGCGCTGGCTGGCCTGAGTGAGCCCATCGACCTGGCCGCCCCCGAACACGCCACGGATATTCACACGGAGGTGGGCGCGCTGGGCAGTGGCTCAGGCGCCTCCTCGCTGGCCCTGGCCGCCCACAGCGGGGGCAACCATGTGGTCGTGTTTGCTTCCGCAGAAGGATTGCTGCTGCAGCCGGTCCTTGCCCACGCCCCATCAGATGCGTCGCTCCACAAGGAAATCGCATGA
- a CDS encoding DUF2235 domain-containing protein — MSKQQIEFAWLPGDAPGTLHFNPVAQQFSSGSMPCQITAEFSIFFDGTRNHADEDRPSGSHSNVARLFDVCLEKSETGQSRLYIPGVGTPFPSIGEHEPHPLGARDGFYGDRRLRYAYLYVANRIARLSGYPPIVEENEQALIRAIEDEEQVKVWTTTLVGILAHPKPAAPHIAGITLDLFGFSRGATAARAFLNQLIDWTGGKQAAICGIPLRVRFMGLFDTVASVHVADSVPILPGDGHLKWAEPLHMKIPGFVEQCVHMIAAHEARNSFPLTTIGAGQGDAPQRLEIIYPGMHSDVGGGYGPITQGKGTNRSGAIRQQQQDMLSQIPLNDMYRRAHAAGVPLVDLETLKEQGLADDFAISPELQSAFDAHQSRLGSFKGGAPLMRQLHHHYLDYIGWRRSVLRRNDYIAQPFVRQCKPALMQDYINLDQSNVELHQDVEACEGMGGTVRSMVSRWSAVYGYATGFPPMREMYKRYWNTSPDPSPAVRRLLEDHVHDSRAAFVLTDPQCQRDYDNMHKELEEKDRRYRDARRRYDEVTLPEYQRRLEQRPASGEDRPPPPIDPLNVEDRRALKIFRDGGQPIFTDARPASVMDGKLDALDAIATSTRREPRWSYLRRRQVFRITSGTTTPVTPSGPLAQPSPTIKPVGMSRRLTYADGLS; from the coding sequence ATGAGTAAGCAGCAGATCGAGTTCGCCTGGCTGCCCGGCGACGCACCGGGCACCCTTCACTTCAATCCTGTAGCGCAACAATTCAGCTCAGGCTCGATGCCTTGTCAGATCACCGCTGAGTTCTCCATCTTTTTCGATGGCACGCGCAACCACGCAGATGAAGACAGGCCGAGTGGATCACACAGCAACGTCGCACGGCTTTTCGATGTCTGCCTGGAAAAATCCGAAACTGGTCAAAGTAGACTCTACATCCCCGGCGTCGGCACGCCGTTTCCGTCCATCGGCGAGCACGAACCGCACCCTCTTGGCGCGCGTGATGGCTTCTATGGCGACCGCCGCCTGCGCTATGCCTACCTATACGTCGCCAACCGGATCGCCAGGCTCAGTGGCTACCCGCCCATCGTCGAAGAGAACGAGCAGGCGCTCATCCGCGCCATCGAAGACGAGGAGCAGGTGAAGGTCTGGACCACTACACTGGTTGGCATTCTCGCCCACCCCAAGCCCGCCGCACCCCACATTGCCGGCATCACCCTGGACTTGTTTGGCTTCTCACGTGGCGCCACTGCTGCCCGCGCGTTCCTCAATCAGCTCATCGACTGGACCGGCGGAAAACAGGCTGCCATCTGTGGCATTCCGCTGCGGGTGCGTTTCATGGGGCTGTTCGACACGGTGGCATCGGTGCATGTAGCCGACTCGGTGCCCATACTGCCCGGCGATGGTCACTTGAAGTGGGCTGAGCCCCTTCACATGAAAATTCCAGGCTTCGTCGAGCAGTGCGTGCACATGATCGCTGCCCACGAGGCGCGAAATTCGTTCCCGCTTACCACCATCGGCGCAGGACAGGGTGATGCGCCTCAGCGCTTGGAGATCATCTACCCTGGCATGCACTCAGACGTGGGTGGCGGCTACGGCCCCATTACCCAGGGTAAAGGCACGAACCGTTCCGGCGCCATTCGTCAGCAGCAGCAGGACATGCTGTCGCAGATTCCGCTCAACGACATGTATCGCCGGGCACATGCAGCAGGTGTGCCCTTGGTTGACCTCGAAACCCTGAAGGAACAGGGGCTCGCAGATGACTTCGCCATCTCCCCCGAGCTTCAAAGTGCGTTTGATGCGCATCAAAGCCGCCTCGGCAGCTTCAAGGGCGGTGCACCTTTGATGCGGCAATTGCACCATCACTATCTCGACTACATCGGCTGGCGTCGCAGCGTGCTGCGCAGGAACGACTACATTGCCCAGCCGTTCGTCCGGCAGTGCAAGCCAGCCTTGATGCAGGACTACATCAATCTCGACCAGTCCAACGTCGAGCTGCACCAGGATGTGGAGGCCTGCGAGGGCATGGGTGGCACCGTTCGCAGCATGGTGAGTCGCTGGTCCGCGGTCTACGGCTACGCCACCGGCTTTCCGCCCATGCGGGAGATGTACAAGCGTTATTGGAATACCTCGCCCGATCCCTCGCCCGCCGTCCGCAGACTGCTGGAAGACCACGTCCATGATTCCCGCGCGGCATTCGTTCTGACTGACCCGCAGTGCCAGCGCGACTACGACAACATGCACAAGGAACTGGAGGAGAAGGATCGACGCTATAGAGATGCGCGGCGCCGTTATGACGAGGTCACGCTGCCGGAGTATCAGCGACGGCTGGAACAGCGTCCGGCCTCTGGTGAGGACAGGCCACCGCCACCGATCGACCCGTTGAACGTCGAGGACCGGCGGGCATTGAAGATCTTCCGTGATGGCGGCCAACCGATCTTCACGGATGCCAGACCGGCATCAGTCATGGATGGCAAGCTCGACGCCCTGGATGCAATTGCCACATCCACCCGCCGCGAGCCTCGTTGGAGCTACCTGCGTCGTCGTCAGGTGTTTCGCATCACTTCCGGTACAACGACGCCGGTAACGCCTTCTGGACCACTGGCACAGCCGTCCCCGACAATCAAGCCAGTGGGCATGAGCCGACGCCTTACCTATGCGGATGGCTTGTCATGA
- a CDS encoding META domain-containing protein, with amino-acid sequence MKNYTTLLLALALPFTLAACRREAPQAVEAPSRPWYAPEPWQAGPEAPQPLLHTVWKLSHLPVDDHHPAVQLVPRSQAGFVIFEADGHRLTGFAGCQPLSGVYHLQGNEGLAIEAVARTGARCHKATFDTIGDRFATALSTATGYRLGKDDAVLELLDGERVTATLIYRTPPPGRW; translated from the coding sequence ATGAAGAACTACACCACGCTGCTTCTGGCGTTGGCACTTCCGTTCACTCTGGCAGCGTGCAGGAGAGAAGCGCCTCAGGCCGTTGAAGCCCCATCCCGCCCCTGGTACGCCCCGGAGCCCTGGCAGGCGGGTCCCGAAGCCCCGCAGCCTTTGCTTCATACCGTCTGGAAACTGAGCCACCTTCCGGTTGACGACCATCACCCTGCGGTCCAGCTCGTCCCTCGCTCCCAGGCCGGCTTCGTCATCTTCGAGGCGGACGGCCACCGCCTCACCGGGTTCGCGGGCTGCCAGCCGCTGAGCGGCGTCTACCACCTGCAAGGCAATGAAGGGTTGGCCATCGAGGCTGTCGCCCGCACAGGTGCGAGGTGCCACAAGGCAACGTTCGACACGATCGGTGACCGCTTTGCCACCGCACTCAGCACCGCAACCGGCTACCGCCTTGGCAAGGACGATGCGGTGCTGGAACTGCTGGACGGCGAGCGCGTGACCGCGACATTGATCTACCGCACGCCTCCTCCGGGCCGGTGGTGA
- the tssI gene encoding type VI secretion system Vgr family protein, translating to MHTIAKPVSGDRLIDTCWGPGADEPSVFIQSLDYRDAFNEDFALNAYGLVQGSPEDVQALQGRVVGVGITRPGNGRRWFCGIVDAIRCTAQDGVWQNVTLRVVSALALLDRRTACRVFQDMSVPDIVACILEEHRQGNASIALAFDHRRSLLAQHDVRSYCVQFNESDKQFIERLLAEEGISYRFEFDRVDGTPRHVLVLSDQPLFDPDGAVALPHRAAGTDDGTPHLQGWQLLHRLIPSRHTLSSFDYASAQRLRGSDDLALSARADLARSVQGLESHQARTLYYGSNTADMNRYARLQMQAQELRSRTWLGEGDFRGLATADSVLVEGRPGTAGAPAPAGFLISGVHVLATNNLPDAMASLAPAAGHLPPAGQCLTRFRAVPGDMPLVPMHTRPLLRPNAPGMQTATVVGPEGETVYTDAFGRIRIRFHWQRDQDEPANRDGQDAWSSTWVRVAMPSAGDGFGHQFLPRVGQEVVVAFLHGDIDRPLVIAGVYNGRHATPRFGGMGSLPANRAVSGIRSHEHGGDGFNELSMDDTGQALGTTLRSSPFESALHLGHVATPRRDGNAQARGQGAELRTDAALALRSAKGLLVSSHAQTGGNGPQMALPELLDVLGTCRQLFGTLAEMATRLQAGAPDADAQAAMDTALQGWSGDAVAANEPVIALAASAGLVSASPASQLHVSGQHHDVVAQGRVQHTSGERMQLLAGKGLSMFVAEGGVQAVANQGDLQLQARDGLLDGHALAGMQLSTEKGDIVLSAPSIRLVAADGSFIRIGDGVTVGSKGALAFHGAEHRWEGPASDHWSRTLPTELPPICLPCLARAAAAGSARVQLAGAA from the coding sequence ATGCACACGATTGCGAAACCCGTGAGTGGCGATCGCCTGATCGATACCTGCTGGGGACCGGGCGCAGATGAACCGTCGGTCTTCATCCAGTCGCTCGACTACCGGGATGCATTCAACGAGGATTTCGCTCTCAACGCCTACGGTCTGGTGCAGGGTAGCCCTGAAGACGTACAGGCACTGCAGGGCCGCGTTGTAGGCGTCGGCATCACCCGCCCCGGCAACGGGCGTCGCTGGTTCTGCGGCATCGTCGATGCCATCCGGTGTACAGCACAGGACGGCGTGTGGCAGAACGTCACGCTGCGGGTCGTGTCAGCGCTGGCCCTGCTGGACCGACGGACGGCCTGCCGCGTCTTCCAGGACATGAGCGTGCCGGATATCGTGGCATGCATCCTTGAAGAGCACCGCCAGGGTAACGCCAGCATTGCCCTGGCGTTCGACCACCGGCGCTCATTGCTGGCGCAGCATGACGTGCGCTCGTACTGCGTGCAGTTCAACGAATCGGACAAGCAGTTCATCGAGCGCCTGCTGGCCGAAGAAGGCATCAGCTACCGGTTCGAGTTCGATCGGGTGGACGGCACGCCGCGCCACGTGCTTGTTCTGAGCGACCAGCCCCTGTTTGATCCTGACGGCGCCGTCGCCCTGCCGCACCGCGCCGCCGGTACGGATGACGGCACGCCGCATCTGCAGGGGTGGCAGTTGCTGCACAGGCTGATTCCCTCGCGCCACACGCTGTCCAGCTTCGACTATGCGAGCGCACAGCGCCTGCGCGGCAGCGACGATCTCGCGCTTTCGGCACGTGCCGATCTGGCCCGGAGTGTGCAGGGCCTGGAGAGCCATCAGGCACGCACCCTCTATTACGGCAGCAACACCGCAGACATGAACCGCTACGCGCGCCTGCAGATGCAGGCGCAGGAGCTGAGGTCGAGGACGTGGCTCGGCGAGGGCGACTTCCGCGGGCTTGCCACCGCCGACAGCGTGCTGGTGGAAGGACGACCTGGTACAGCCGGGGCACCGGCGCCTGCGGGCTTCCTCATCAGTGGCGTGCACGTGCTTGCCACCAACAACCTCCCTGATGCGATGGCCTCCCTCGCTCCGGCAGCTGGGCACCTGCCTCCGGCAGGCCAATGCCTCACCCGGTTCCGCGCGGTGCCGGGCGATATGCCGCTGGTACCCATGCACACGCGCCCCCTGTTGCGTCCCAATGCGCCCGGCATGCAGACCGCGACGGTGGTGGGGCCGGAGGGCGAGACCGTGTACACCGATGCCTTTGGGCGCATCCGCATCCGCTTTCACTGGCAGCGTGACCAGGATGAACCGGCCAATCGCGATGGGCAGGACGCGTGGTCATCCACCTGGGTGCGCGTGGCCATGCCCAGTGCAGGTGACGGTTTTGGCCATCAGTTCCTGCCACGGGTGGGTCAGGAAGTGGTCGTCGCCTTTCTTCACGGCGACATTGATCGTCCTCTGGTCATCGCTGGCGTCTACAACGGGCGCCACGCAACGCCACGCTTTGGTGGCATGGGCAGCCTGCCGGCCAACCGCGCCGTGTCGGGCATCCGCAGCCACGAGCACGGTGGTGACGGATTCAATGAACTCTCGATGGACGACACCGGCCAGGCACTGGGCACGACGCTGCGATCCAGCCCCTTCGAAAGTGCACTGCACCTGGGCCATGTGGCAACACCACGCCGCGATGGCAACGCGCAGGCACGCGGCCAGGGTGCGGAGCTGCGCACCGATGCGGCATTGGCGCTGCGCTCGGCCAAAGGCCTGCTGGTAAGCAGCCATGCGCAGACCGGTGGCAACGGCCCGCAGATGGCGTTGCCGGAGCTGCTGGACGTACTTGGCACCTGCCGCCAGCTGTTCGGCACCCTGGCCGAGATGGCCACGCGCCTGCAGGCCGGCGCACCGGACGCCGATGCCCAGGCAGCGATGGATACGGCACTCCAGGGCTGGTCGGGGGATGCCGTCGCAGCCAACGAGCCAGTCATTGCTCTGGCGGCATCTGCCGGCCTGGTCAGTGCCTCGCCTGCCAGCCAGCTGCATGTCAGCGGCCAGCACCACGATGTGGTGGCGCAGGGACGGGTGCAGCACACCAGCGGTGAACGCATGCAACTGCTGGCCGGCAAAGGTCTGTCGATGTTCGTGGCCGAGGGCGGCGTGCAGGCCGTCGCCAACCAGGGTGACCTGCAGCTGCAGGCCCGTGATGGGCTGCTGGACGGTCATGCGCTCGCCGGCATGCAGCTGAGCACCGAAAAGGGGGACATCGTGCTGTCCGCGCCCAGCATCCGCCTGGTGGCCGCCGATGGCAGCTTCATCCGCATCGGTGATGGGGTGACGGTCGGCAGCAAGGGGGCTCTGGCGTTCCACGGTGCCGAGCACCGCTGGGAAGGCCCGGCAAGCGACCACTGGAGCCGCACGTTGCCGACCGAACTCCCGCCGATCTGCCTGCCCTGCCTGGCCAGAGCGGCGGCCGCAGGCAGTGCCCGCGTGCAGCTGGCGGGCGCGGCATGA